TTCAGCTACTTCAAGTACATGTGTTGAAAAAAATACAGTCTTCCCACTATCTGCATGCTTTCTCATCATTTCCTTTAAATTATATGAAGCCTTTGGATCTAGTCCTGTCATAGGTTCATCTAGTATCCAAACATCTGGATCATGAACAAGTGCTCCCATAACAACAATTTTTTGCCTCATACCGTGTGAATAACTTTGGATTTTATCATCTAAAGCACTTTCCATATCAAAATACTTGCTCAAACCATCAATTCTTGCTTTTCTATCCTCAGTTGTAACATCATATACATCTGCCATAAAATTAAGGTATTCAATTCCTTTTAATCTCAGAAACATATCTGGACTATCTGGTACATATCCTATTTTTTTCTTAACCTCAATAGGATTTTCAGTAATATCCAAACCATCAACTTTTATAGAACCAGAATCAGCTTTTATAATACCAGTAATCATTTTTATTGTAGTACTCTTACCAGCACCATTTGGTCCCAAAAATCCAAATATCTCCCCTGAATTTATACTAAAATTTAAATTATCAACTGCTTTATTTTTACCATTATACGTTTTATTTACATTAACAAGTTCAATCATATTAACACCTCCAATATGTTATATATATAATATAACACACGTAATAAAATTTCAATAAAAATCTTCAATTTTTAACAAATAAAAAATCTAAACTCTTTCAATTATACTTTCAGAGTTTAGATTTCTCTTCTAAAATATATTATTTAATGTTTCCTTTAATGTTTTTGCTGAAGCTTCTAATTCTTTCTTCTCCTCTTCATTTAAAGGAACTTCTATAATTTCTTTGGCTCCATTAATACCAACTATAGATGGAACGCCCATATAAACATCTTTTATACCATATTGCCCTTCAAGAAATGCTGATACAGTTAAAATTGAATTTTCATCTCTTAAAATTGCTTCTACTATTCTTTTTATAGCTAACGCCACCGCATAATAAGTTGCTCCTTTTTTCTCTATAACCTCATAAGCCGCATTCTTCACATCTTCATATACCTTATATTTTAATTCTCCATCACATTTTTTACAGGAAACTTCACAATATTTATTTACATCCATCCCTGCTATATTAGTTAAACTCCAAGTAGCTATCTCAGAATCACCATGTTCTCCCATAATATAAGTATGAATATTTCTAACATCAATATTGAAATGCTCGCTTAACATATATCTAAATCTTGATGTATCAAGTACTGTTCCTGAACCTATAACTCTTGACTTTGGAAATCCTGAAAGCTTATATGTTATATATGTTAAAATATCCACTGGATTAGAAACAACTACTAAAATTGCATTTGGATTGTATTTTACAACCTCTGGAACTATACTTTTAAATATGCTGTAATTTTTATTAATTAAATCAAGTCTTGTTTCCCCAGGTTTCTGAGCTGCTCCCGCTGTTATTATAACTATATCCGAATCTTTTGTATCTTTATAATCTCCCGCTTTTACCTCTACAGGCTTCACAAATGCTGTACCATGTGATAAGTCCATAGCTTCTCCTTCTGCTTTATCTCTATTCACATCGACTATTACTATTTCTGATGCAAGTCCACCATTCATTAATGCAAATACCGTAGAAGATCCAACAAAGCCTGCTCCAATTACTGAAATTTTAGTATTTTTATTCATAATATCCCCTCCAATAGAACAACTATTTTAATTAGTATTTCTTTAATTACTACATATTATGCAACATTATATAGACTTTGTTAATTTATTAACTATTAATATTATATATCATTTGATATCTATTATCAATGCTCTTTATAAAAAAATCTGCATTTTGTGTTTTTAACAACATTAAACTTTATGCAGATTTAACTTTAAATTTAGAAATCTTTAAAAACTTCCCTATATATTTTATCTATTGATCCATCTTTTTCATTTCTTAACTCATCAGCATTCCCACTCAATACATTCTTGCCTTCTGCTATGAATACCACTTCGTCAAATAATCTTTCTACATCATTTACTAAATGTGTAGTTATAATCATAGAACTGTCCTCTGAAAAATTATTTATTATAGTATCCAATATTTTTTCTCTTGTTGTTGGATCTACACCTCCAAGAGGTTCATCAAGTATGTATAGCTTAGCCCTTCTTGATAAAACTAATGTAAGATAGAGTTTTTCAGTCATTCCTTTTGAAAGAGACGTAACTTTAGCTTCCTTATCTAACTTCATAAAATCTAAAAGTTCCATAGCTTTTTTATAATCAAAGTCTTCATAAAAATCCTTATAAAAATTTATAGCATCTTTTATTTTCATCCACTTGTACAAAAAATCTTTATCCGGTAAATATGAAACTATAGCTCTACTATGAATTGATGGCTTATGACCATCTATTAAAATTTCCCCTGAACTTTTCTTTAAAATCCCAGCTATTATCTTTAAAAATGTACTTTTACCACTTCCATTAGGTCCAAGAACACCTAATATTTTGCCACTTTTAAGCTCTAAATTAAAATCCTTAAGCGCTTTTTTATTATAATAATTTTTATTTAAGTTAGTTACTTTCAACAAATAATCTCCCATTTTTATTCTCCCTTCTTACTAATAAGCTTATCTTCAACAACTTTTAATATCTCTTTATTATCAAATCCAAATTTTTTTATACTTTCAATAAAATTCTCAATCACTTCACTCGCCATATCTTCCCTTAAATTAGTTATCATATTAGAATCCTCCCTTATAAAACTGCCTGTACCTCTTTGAGTATAAGTTATGTTTTCTCTTTCAAGTTCTTGATAAACTCTTTGAAGCGTATTTGGATTAACCTTAAACTTAACAGCCATTTCTCTTATAGAAGGCAGTTTATCACCTGGCTTTAAGGTTCCGTTTATTATATCCACCTTTATATCATTCATTATTTGTATATAAATAGGTGACTTATTATCAAACTCCATATTACTAACCTCCTGTCAGTAAATTTAATATTACCATTTTATAAATCTATTTTTTCATCAAGTATTTTCACTGAAATCATAAATAAAATAATAATTAGAAGCAATTCTAACACCATGCTTGCAATATAAATTGAACCGCCAGCAGTGCTTACGCTAGCCTTAACATGTGTATCTCCAAATGACCTCGCAATTTTTTCAAGTACAAACTTTTGTGGAAATAAATACTCTAAACCAGTCTCTACTTTAGCTAATATATATGTATATACTACAAATATAATTAAAGATAACAAACCTGAAAATTTACCATTCTTTCTTAAAGTTCTTCCTACCAAAATACAAAAATATATTGTAATCAAAAACGAAATATAAATAAAAATAGCCCAGATAAAATAAGCAAAAACATTCCAATTAAATAATTCATTAAAATTAATATGAACTATCTTATCTCCAAAATACAGCATAAAAGCCAAACCAACAAATGCACCTAGGATCATCATTATAACTGAACATATAAGTTTTGATCCTAAAAGCGCTGATCTACTTTCAGGCAAAGTAAAAACAAGATATTTAGTATCCTTCTTCAAATCTCTAGAAAACATAGCTATATTCATTATCATAGTAACAAGCATAATTCCACCACCCACAGCAGTTGAAAGACCAAATATTAAAATTCCTTCCCAAGTCCCAACCCTAGTCATAAGGGCAATATTTAAAAGCAAGCCTATAAGCAAAACCAACAAATATTCTCTATATACTGTTTTAGCTTCATATTTTATAAATTTTAACATAATAAAAAACCTCCCTAATATCAACGCAAAGCATATTGTTTTAGTGTACTATTCATATAGTACACTAATATTAAATAAGTGTCAATACCAATATTTCTAAAATAAACTTAACTTAAAGCTTCAACCAAAAGTCACAATCTTCAAGTGATTTTGGTTGAAGCTTTAAGTTTTTAGTTTATTTAGAAATATTGTCTATCCTTATCCCTACCTATTCTTTTCTACTCAAAAGTCACAATCTTCAAGTGATTTTGGTTGAAGCTTTAAGTTTTTAGTTTATTTAGAAATATTGTCTATCCTTATCCCTACCTATTCTTTTCTACTCAAAAGTCACAATCTTCAAGTGATTTTGGTTGAAGCTTTAAGTTTTTAGTTTATTTAGAAATATTGTCTATCCTTATCCCTACCTATTCTTTTCTACTCAAAAATCACAATCTTCAAGTGATTTTGATGAGGCTTTAAGTTTTTAGTCTATTTAGAAATATTGTCTATCCTTATCCCTACCTATTCTTTTCTACTCAAAAGTCACAATCTTCAAGTGATTTTGGTTGAAGCTTTAAGTTTTTAGTTTATTTAGAAATATTGTCTATCCTTATCCCTACCTATTCTCTTCTACTCAAAAGTCACAATCTTCAAGTGATTTTGGTTGAAGCTTTAAGTTTTTAGTTTATTTAGAAATATTATCTATCCTTATCCCTACCTATTCTCTTCTACTCAAAAGTCACAATCTTCAAGTGATTTTGGTGGGGCTTTAAGTTTTTAGTTTATTTAGAAATATTAAAGAAGTACTTACAGCATAAACTCTCCATCGCACTCCAAGCATTTTGCAGAAATTCTATAAACCATATCTTTTCTCTCTATTATAATCTTCATCTTATTTTTTACTTCTTCATCATTTAATATTTCACGTACAAGTTCTCTAGTGGGATTAATACAAACTGGATTTCCTACCATTTTAAGCATTGTAAAGTCTCCAGAGGTATCCCCATAAGCATAACTTTCACTAAGATCTATATTATATTTAATTTGCATATCATGAACAGCCTTCTCTTTACTTTCGCTGTCCCACATAGGAATAACTTCTCCTGTATAAACATCCTTTTCATTCGTTAAATATTCGGCACCTCTATAATCATCAAACTTATATTTTTCCGCCATTTTTTTTACAAGTTCAAGTGGACTTCCCGAAATGGTTATTATTTTATGACCTTGCTCCTTATGCCACTTTATTCTATCCCTTGTATAAGTATATACTCTGTCACCCTTTTGATTCACAACTTGACTCGCAATAAATTCCATTTGAAATTTGCTAAGCCCCTTGAGTGCATCTACATATATTTCTGTCATTTTTAATAGATAATCATCATAATCTCCTTTTCTATTATCCCATTTTGTAAATTCAGGTCTTACTTCCTTATACCACTTTTCTTCTTCTATAATTTCATACTTTATAAGCTTTTTAAATACCTCAGATATAAGTCCTTCTCTATACAAAGTACCATCTATATCAAAAAATGCTGCTTTAACTCTCATATTCATCCCCCGCTCTATAATCACTTATTCAAAATAAGTTTTCCTTCTATTATAATTTTATTATCAGTATTTTTCAATACTTTAAAATATTTTGTATTTTCTTATTCATTATATTTTCTACCATTATGTAATGTTCCCATTTATTAGTTTCTATACAAGTAAATAAAAATAAGTAGGCAACCTAATATATGTTAACGCATAAATTCTATTACATTCTGACTCATAAAAAATTCTGAGGCCGAACCTCTTTAATAGGAATATTTTATAATCCACAATGTAAAAGTTTCAGTGCGTTACATATAGTTAAATCACCTACTCAAGTTTTAAATTTTCACCTTATTTCTTATTCAAAAGCCATATCGAAAAGTTTAAAATTCCTGCAAATGATACCCATATTATGTATGGAATCATAAGAAATGCCGCTACTTTATCATATTTATAAAATTCAAAGGTAGTTATCAATATAAAAAATAATAAGATTAGTAATTCAATAAAAGCCAAACCGTAAAAATTACCACCAAAAAATATTATACTCCAAAGAAAGTTCAAAAAAAGCTGTATTAAATATAAGACTAAAGGCTTTTTTACACTCACTCCTTCTTCTTTGCCAATAACCCATATTCTATATGCGGCTACCGCCATCAAAAAATAAAGTATAAACCATACTATAGGAAATAAAAAACCTGGCGGTGAAAAAAATGGCTTTTTAAAGTTATCATAGCTTCCTACATTTGACATACTTAAAAAACCACTTAATGCTCCTGTACCTTCTGCAATTAAAATACTTATTAAAAGTTCTTTTATATGAACTTTTTTACTTACCCCTAAAATAGTATACATCTCCTTATTAAATTTTATTTCTACTTTATTATTATTTATTAATTAACTTAGAAATACTACTTAAAGGTATTTTTATTTAATATAGTATAATTAATTATATTCTTGATTTCTTCTTCCTTTATTTTTAATTTCTTCATTTCTAAATCTCTCTTATTAATCAAACTAGAAAAATTAATAAAATTACAATTACCTGCTCTTTCACCTATTCCTCCAATTGTGGTATCAATATATCTTGCTCCAGCTTTTACCGCACTTAAGGAATTTACTTCTGCCATTCCAAAATCATTGTGTGTATGCATTTCAATTTCAATTGGAACTTCCTCCATTATTCTTTTAATATCGAAGAATGCTTTTCTTGGATACAAAATACCAACGGTATCTGCATATCTAATTCTTTTTACTCCTTCAAAATAAGCGTTCTTACACAATTCAATTAAAAAATCAAGGTCTGCTCTTGATGCATCCTCTAAACCTATTGTTACTTCGTACCCCTTACTAATAGCATAATAAATACTTTTCTTCATACTACTAATTATCCACTCTTTGCTTTTATTCAAATTATATTTAAGTTGTAAATCTGACGCCGGAACAGATATATGAATTATATCCACCTTACAATCAATAGAATGCTTAATATCCTTAATACTCATTCTATTCCATGATGATATTTTACTTTTAAGTCCTAATTCTGCAATTCTCTCAATGCTTAACTTTTCATCACCTTCCATAGCTGGTGTACCTGCCTCAATTTGATAAATTCCTATACTATCTAATAGCTTGGATATTTCTATTTTTTCATTTATTCCTAATGCTATACCAGGTTTTTGTTCACCATCTCGTAAGGTTGTATCAACTAAATTTATTCTCATATAATTCACAACCTTTTGTATATCTATAATAAATTTCTCTAAATTCTTCATTTGAAATATTCCTATGAAGTTCTATGCTCTTTTCTCTTATATACTCCAAAATCTCCTCCAGATTACAACTCTCATTTTTAATATTTAATTCCTTTAACTTAAGTTTTATTGCCTTTTTTCCTGAATGCTTTCCTAGAACAACTTGTCTCTTACTACCAACAATACCTGGTTCATAAGCTTCATAAGTTAAAGAATTTTTTTCTATACCATCAACATGAATTCCAGATTCACATTTAAAAATATCTCTCCCTATTATAGGTTTTGTTGGAGATATACTTTTTTCAAATAAATTTTCATATAGCTTTGATGCTTCACTTAAAAATTTTAAGCATCCTAATATCTTAGCATTTTTTATAACTTTAAGTGCTAAAAGTACTTCTTCCAGAGAAGATATGTTATAGTGTTCCCCGCAAAAAGCAGTAGTTATAAAATCACTTCCATCAATACATGCTTCAACCGCAACAGCAGTTGCCATAAAATGCTTATTACTTGGATAAAAATCTACTAACACATTAAATGTTTTCTTAATTTTTCTTATAATTTCATTCCAGCCCTTCAAATTATAACTATAGACATTATTTATTCTAATACATGTTATATTGAAGTTGTTAAATATCTCGTAATTATTATCACTAAAAATTTCATCTAACTCATCAATATCCACTTCTAAAATTATTTTAAATTTATTCATTCTAGTTATATTATAATTATTGAAACTTCTAGCAGTATTAAATTGTATAATTATATACTTGAATTTGTACTCACCTATAATACGTACATCTTTTTCATCTTTAATTCTATATATAAATTTATTACTGGTTTTTATATAACTAATTACTGATCTGTCAATCTCAAATAAATCAGCACCAATTTTATTAATAAGCTCAAGAAAAATATCCATTTCTTTTCTACTTATTCTAAGCTCATTAAGTCTTGTACTATTCTCTATTAATGTTCTATCTATTAAGAATTTCTTTTTATTATTAATTAAAACTGCCATAATGTTAATCCTCCTTTATTCATTTACATATTTTTAAGAATTAACACTAGAACTTAAAATTTTTTCTGCTGCTAGCTTAACACCCTTATTTATTGTTTCGTACATTTCTATTATCTCAATTCCTTTTTCTTTGAGTTGCCTTTTAGGTTCAATCCCCGCTCTAAGAACTAGCACCGCTGAGCAGTCTCTTACCGTTTTAATTATCTTAGATATTTTATCTTCTGTAGAATCACATTCTTCTACTCCACTACAATACTTATCTACATTTCTTTTCTCTAAGAATCTTACCTTGCCCTCACTATATGTATAAATGTAAAACTCAGAAGCATGTCCGAAATGTTGATCTACATTAATTCCTGTTCTTGATGAAACTGCAAACTTATATATATTTTCGCTACTAGCTTGAGTGCTGCTATCACAAGTTATACTATGACAAGAGCCACAACCTATGTTTCTGAAATCAATAGAATGATCTTCTGCTAAAGTTCCTATTGCATCCGCTCTACATTGTCTACAGTGATACATCTGCTTCATATCTATTTCACAATCTTTTCTCATTTTATTTAATTCTTTATTGGTAACGGTTGGTAGCTTTTCAAAAGCACTTCCTTCTACAGGAATCATCCTCATTATATTTGTCATATAAACTCCACATCCTTTGACTTTTTTTACAACATCATTTATGTGGTTATCATTTATTCCTTTAAGCATAACTATATTAACCTTACATACTACCCCTTTAGCGCACAGATACTTTATTCCTGTAAGCTGATTATTTAAAAGTATTTCTGCTCCTTCTTCTCCGTTATACTTCTTTCCAAGATAATTAACTTCTTTATATATTTTTGCTCCTATTTTCTTATCCACAGCATTCATTGTAACTGTTACATGCGATACACCTAAATCAATTATTTCATTTGCATAAAACGGAAGCATAAGTCCATTGGTAGATAGACAAAATGTTACTTCAGGATCATAATTTCTAATAGCTTTGAAGGTTTCTTTAACTTTATCAAAATTAGCAAGGGCATCTCCTGGTCCTGCTATACCAACAACAGTTAAGTTGGACATCTTACTTTTTACTACTTTAAATTTTTCTAGCGCCTCCATTGGGTTTAAAACTTCACTAGTAACCCCAGGTCTACTTTCATTTACACAGTCATATTTTCTACTGCAATAATTGCAGGTTATATTACATTTTGGTGCTACTGGTATATGCATTCTTGCAAACCTATGTGCATCATCGCCAAAACATGGATGTTTACAAGTCTTATTTTGATTATATATATACTTTGTATTTTTAACTGATTTTAAGTAATAATTATTAAAAGCTTCTTTTCTAAATTTGTTTTCTATTATTTTTAGCATCTCATTTGAAATACTATCTATTAAAAACGCTGACCCGTTATATCCTGTTATCACTTGCCTTTGAGCTCCAACTCTATCATGAACAGGAAATCCAACTCTTAATATTTCTATTCCTAATTTACTTGCCATTCTTCTTCCATCTGAATTACCTATAAATAAATTAACATCAAACTCCTTAGCGTACTTTTCTATAGTATCAAAATCTGTATCATCTAAAATAAGCGCTTCTTCCTTTTGCTTTTTTATTTCCTCACTAAGCTCAGCTTCTAATAGCTTATTCCTTGCTCCCGTAGCTATTAACTTTATCTGAGTTCCATTTTCAAGACATGTTTTTGCTATAGCAAGTGTAAGTTCGGGTTCACCATATATTATCACTCTTGCTTTACCTGTATATTTATGATTATCTATCATTCCATCCAAATATCTTCCTCTCTCAACTAAAAGCTCTTCAGGAATTTTTGTTGTACTTAATTTAGATATTAAAGAAATAAACTTTGTTGTATTTCTAATTCCTATAGGTATTTCACATTTATAAAGTGGAACTGAAAATTTTTCTTTTAAAAAAACACCTGGTGATTTTTCATCTTCTACTGTAGCTCCCATTTCAATTGTTGCAACTGCACCGGACATTCTTTTTATATCTTCTATCTTAGTTCCCCCAATAGGTATTCTTCTATATTTCTCATTATGAGGTGAATCTAAAGTATTAGACACATCTGGAAGCATTGTATATTTTATATTGAATTTATTTAATATACCTTTTATATTTCTCACATCACCTGGATTTAAGTTTGCACATATTATATTTATACTGTTATTTCTATCTGACAGCTCACAAACTTGTTCAACAATTTTTCTTAAAGCAACATAATATCCTTCTGCTTCTGTACCTCCGTAACCCGGTGTTGGTACTGTTATTATGTTTGTTTTTTCAGAATATTCTTTTTCTTCTTCAAAAAATTCTCCTACTATTCGGTTTATATCCTCTCCTATTGTTTCCGCAAGACAGGTAGTCATAACACCTATTGTTGATGGATTATAAAGCTTAATCATATTCTTTAAACCCTTCTTAAGATTTTCAGTTCCTCCATATACTGTTCCTTTTTCTGTAAGGGCAGAGGAAGCTATATCAACAGGCTCATTATAGTGGGTTGCCATGTGCCTTCTTATATATGTACTGCAACCTTGAGAACCATGTAAAATAACCATACTATTCTCTATTCCTTTAAATGCCATAACACCACCCATTGGCATACACATCTTACACGGATTTATATCCACATTAACTAAATTTTTATTTGCCATAATATCCTCCCCTTCTTTCTAAACATAATTCCAAACCGGACTATTAGCGGTTAAATCTATTTCCTGTGCAAAATTAAGAGCTCCAACAAAACCTGATAATATTTGCTTTCTTTCATGGTTATGATCACAAAATGCAACTCCTAGCTTATATGCAAGAGGCCTTTCTTTTACTCCTCCAACCAATATATCTGCTCCCTTTTCTAGCATAAATTTCTCAAGCTCTGATGGATTTGCATCATCAAGTATTACTGTACCAGGCCTAGTTATTTGCTTAATTATTTCGTAATCTCTCGGTTTACCTGTTTGAGTACCAACCATAACAGTTTCAATCCCTAAGCTTTTAAACTGCTTTATAAGAGATATAGCTTTGTAGCCACCTCCAACATATATTGCTGCTTTTTTACCCTTAAGCCTTTTCTTATACAAATTAATTTTGTCCTCTACTTTTCTTTTTTCTTTTTCAATAAATCTCTCTGCTTTTTCTAATACAACTTCATCTCCCAAAATATGAGCTATCTGTAAAAGTGAATTTTCAGTATCTTCTATACCTAAAAAACTAATTCTTATATAAGGAATTCCATAAAGCTCTTGCATTTTCTTTGCTAAATACTCCATAGAGCCTGCACATTGTACAATATTAAGACTTGCTTCTGGCGCTTTTAGAAGCTCTTCACACTTACTATCTCCTGTTATCTTGGCAATTACTGGTATCCCTATTTCTTTTAAATAGCTTTGAATAACCCAAGCCTCACCTGCTAAATTAAAATCTCCAAGATAATTTAATCCCTTTACTTTCTTATCACTTTTTTTATTGCCTATAAGTTTTAAAATAGCATCACAGGCTGCTCTATACCCCGTTGCTTTATTTCCCGAAAAACCTGGTGACTTAACAGGTATAACTCTCATATTAGGATATTTCTTCTCTGCATCACAACAAACAGCATCCACGTCATCACCTATTACTCCTACAATACAAGTAGCATATATAAAAACAACTTTAGGTTGAAACTTATCGTATATCTCATCAAGCGCTGCTCTTAACTTCTTCTCCCCTCCAAATATAACATCTGTTTCACTTAAATCAGTAGAAAAACTATTTCTAAAAAGCTCAGATGAACTTGATAAGCTTCCCCTTAAATCCCAAGTATAACTAGCACACCCGATAGGACCGTGAATAAGATGAAAAGCATCAGTTATTGGATTTAAGACAACTCTCGCACCACAATAAACACATGCCCTTTGGCTTACAGCACCAGAAACACTATTTTCATCACATCGTAAGGTTCCTGAACTACCTCCAGAATTATAGCAAACAAAACCTTTTCTATCTTCTATTATTTCCTGTAAATTCAAGCTATTTTTAAGCTTCCCATTAATACCAACTTGATCCTTGTAATAATATTTTTCTTTATTTTCCATAGACCTTTCACCTCCAACTTCAAAATTTAATTACGGGAATCTAAAGTTAATATTCGCCTTAGATTCCCTTATATAAATAAAGCATTAAAGAAACTACTATCTTACTAATTCATAATCTTCATCCAAGCTATCTCTGTCCATTCTTTCAAGTATTGCATCACACATACTTGTCATTAAATTCATAGCTCCCTTATAGCCAACCTTGGAAATATAAGAATGTCCATATCGATCCATTATAGGGAATCCAAATCTAACTAACGGAATATCTTCTGCTCTAGCTATAAATTTCATGTGAGAATTACCTATAACTAAATCAACTGATTCATTTTTAATCCATTGATGGAGTTCAAACAGATCAGAATAACTTTTTACCTTAGAACCCTCAATTCCATTTTTCTCTAGCATTTTATTTATTGTTTTTTCAAATTTTTCTCCCTGTGTGCCTGTTATAACATACTTAGGATTCATTCCAAGTGAAATAACAAATTCAGTTAATGCTATTACTGTATCAGGATCTCCAGCTATAGCAACTTTTTTGCCATGAAA
The Clostridium felsineum DSM 794 DNA segment above includes these coding regions:
- a CDS encoding ABC transporter ATP-binding protein yields the protein MIELVNVNKTYNGKNKAVDNLNFSINSGEIFGFLGPNGAGKSTTIKMITGIIKADSGSIKVDGLDITENPIEVKKKIGYVPDSPDMFLRLKGIEYLNFMADVYDVTTEDRKARIDGLSKYFDMESALDDKIQSYSHGMRQKIVVMGALVHDPDVWILDEPMTGLDPKASYNLKEMMRKHADSGKTVFFSTHVLEVAEKLCDRIGIVSKGKIVFCGTINEMKQKLQEEGSSLEKMFLELIDDGDK
- a CDS encoding L-lactate dehydrogenase, translating into MNKNTKISVIGAGFVGSSTVFALMNGGLASEIVIVDVNRDKAEGEAMDLSHGTAFVKPVEVKAGDYKDTKDSDIVIITAGAAQKPGETRLDLINKNYSIFKSIVPEVVKYNPNAILVVVSNPVDILTYITYKLSGFPKSRVIGSGTVLDTSRFRYMLSEHFNIDVRNIHTYIMGEHGDSEIATWSLTNIAGMDVNKYCEVSCKKCDGELKYKVYEDVKNAAYEVIEKKGATYYAVALAIKRIVEAILRDENSILTVSAFLEGQYGIKDVYMGVPSIVGINGAKEIIEVPLNEEEKKELEASAKTLKETLNNIF
- a CDS encoding ABC transporter ATP-binding protein; the encoded protein is MGDYLLKVTNLNKNYYNKKALKDFNLELKSGKILGVLGPNGSGKSTFLKIIAGILKKSSGEILIDGHKPSIHSRAIVSYLPDKDFLYKWMKIKDAINFYKDFYEDFDYKKAMELLDFMKLDKEAKVTSLSKGMTEKLYLTLVLSRRAKLYILDEPLGGVDPTTREKILDTIINNFSEDSSMIITTHLVNDVERLFDEVVFIAEGKNVLSGNADELRNEKDGSIDKIYREVFKDF
- a CDS encoding GntR family transcriptional regulator; protein product: MEFDNKSPIYIQIMNDIKVDIINGTLKPGDKLPSIREMAVKFKVNPNTLQRVYQELERENITYTQRGTGSFIREDSNMITNLREDMASEVIENFIESIKKFGFDNKEILKVVEDKLISKKGE
- a CDS encoding ABC-2 transporter permease → MLKFIKYEAKTVYREYLLVLLIGLLLNIALMTRVGTWEGILIFGLSTAVGGGIMLVTMIMNIAMFSRDLKKDTKYLVFTLPESRSALLGSKLICSVIMMILGAFVGLAFMLYFGDKIVHINFNELFNWNVFAYFIWAIFIYISFLITIYFCILVGRTLRKNGKFSGLLSLIIFVVYTYILAKVETGLEYLFPQKFVLEKIARSFGDTHVKASVSTAGGSIYIASMVLELLLIIILFMISVKILDEKIDL
- a CDS encoding HAD-IB family hydrolase, with the translated sequence MRVKAAFFDIDGTLYREGLISEVFKKLIKYEIIEEEKWYKEVRPEFTKWDNRKGDYDDYLLKMTEIYVDALKGLSKFQMEFIASQVVNQKGDRVYTYTRDRIKWHKEQGHKIITISGSPLELVKKMAEKYKFDDYRGAEYLTNEKDVYTGEVIPMWDSESKEKAVHDMQIKYNIDLSESYAYGDTSGDFTMLKMVGNPVCINPTRELVREILNDEEVKNKMKIIIERKDMVYRISAKCLECDGEFML
- a CDS encoding TspO/MBR family protein, coding for MYTILGVSKKVHIKELLISILIAEGTGALSGFLSMSNVGSYDNFKKPFFSPPGFLFPIVWFILYFLMAVAAYRIWVIGKEEGVSVKKPLVLYLIQLFLNFLWSIIFFGGNFYGLAFIELLILLFFILITTFEFYKYDKVAAFLMIPYIIWVSFAGILNFSIWLLNKK
- a CDS encoding homocitrate synthase, with amino-acid sequence MRINLVDTTLRDGEQKPGIALGINEKIEISKLLDSIGIYQIEAGTPAMEGDEKLSIERIAELGLKSKISSWNRMSIKDIKHSIDCKVDIIHISVPASDLQLKYNLNKSKEWIISSMKKSIYYAISKGYEVTIGLEDASRADLDFLIELCKNAYFEGVKRIRYADTVGILYPRKAFFDIKRIMEEVPIEIEMHTHNDFGMAEVNSLSAVKAGARYIDTTIGGIGERAGNCNFINFSSLINKRDLEMKKLKIKEEEIKNIINYTILNKNTFK
- a CDS encoding homocitrate synthase/isopropylmalate synthase family protein, translated to MAVLINNKKKFLIDRTLIENSTRLNELRISRKEMDIFLELINKIGADLFEIDRSVISYIKTSNKFIYRIKDEKDVRIIGEYKFKYIIIQFNTARSFNNYNITRMNKFKIILEVDIDELDEIFSDNNYEIFNNFNITCIRINNVYSYNLKGWNEIIRKIKKTFNVLVDFYPSNKHFMATAVAVEACIDGSDFITTAFCGEHYNISSLEEVLLALKVIKNAKILGCLKFLSEASKLYENLFEKSISPTKPIIGRDIFKCESGIHVDGIEKNSLTYEAYEPGIVGSKRQVVLGKHSGKKAIKLKLKELNIKNESCNLEEILEYIREKSIELHRNISNEEFREIYYRYTKGCELYENKFS